TGAGCGGTGGGGTGGAAAgcagttgtccagttttcctggcaAACAAACTGAGGCTCTCCAAGGTCGAGTAACTTTTTCAAGGTTACAGAGCCGGGAAGTGGTAGGTAGCCTTGGGCTCTTGTCTCTGAAAGCCTGTCCTCCCagctgtctcttaaaaaaacaacaacaacccaaaaaCCTGTCCATATGGCTGTTCCGGGAGCTCCCTTTAGAGACGGCTCTGGGCAATGTGGGGTAGATCCAAGCTGAGAGCCCACTGGGCCTCTGTCCTCCCACCTGGGAAGCGGAGGCTTGTACTGGAGGCCTCAAGATGCTGTGGAGACACTCCAGTGGCAGCTGGGGCTACAGGTGTCAGGGACACCTGCATAGGTCTGGGGGCAGGTTCCTGCTTTCCTACACCCCCAGCTAAGGCTGTTGGCCGGCAGGATCCCCGGCTGGGATAGCCTGGGGCATTAAGCCAGGCTTATTGGAATGGGCAGGTCGGGAAATGTAAACATTGAGAGGCTGGGCggcttgctgggggtggggtggggggcagcgggtgcccagaggaggggagggcggACGGGAAGGGTGTGTCTCCTGAGGCGGGAGCAGGGTAGGTCTTGGGACAGGTGGAGAGTTCAGAGGAGGGCGTGTCCAAGGCAGTGGACAGGAAATCGGACGGGCTCCATTCGCTGGCAGCCATCCCCCACCCGCGAAGCACCGGCGACGGGGGTGGGGACCGGGTGCTGGCAGCCGAACTGCAGGCCTGGGGCCTCCTTGGCTCGGTCTGGGGCGAACCCGTTAGGCCCAGACACGGTGGGCAGGGGTACGGGGGCAGAGACGCTCAGGCTGGGCACCGGCCCTGGAGTGCAGCCACAGGCACTCCCAGGCAGCGGCGGCGCTCCATTCAGGGGCTCGGGTTACCGGGCGCCGGCCGGGCCCGAGCGCCGCGCGCCAGGCTGGGGTCCCGCGGGGGTACCTGTTGGGTGTCGCGGTTCGGGTCGCCCCCGCCCAGCCGAGCCAGTCCCTGGCGCAACTCGTGCACGTCCACGCGGCCGTCCTTGTTACTATCCAGCTCCTCGAAGAGGCGACCCCAGCGCTGTCGCCGCTCCGCATCGCCCGGGCCCCCCCGCATGGCgcccggaggggaggggaggcccggCAGCGGCGGCCTCAGCGGGGGCTTCgcggctccccctcccccccggggccCCGCAGGGCCAGCTCCGCGGCCACGGCCACCGCAGCCTCCGCGCTGCCCGCCTGGCTCTGGCACTTGCAGGAGCCGGTGACTGCTAACCGTCGCCGCCCGCGCCGGAATTGGCGTCTCCTCCCCCGACCcgcatggggggggagggggccggaggCGGAGCTGCGGGTGTGGGGCGGCGTGTCGGGGGTGCTCTGATATTGCACAGCCTAGGAAGCACCAGGGTTCAttctggggagaggggctggagagatCAATGGTCTCAATTCTGCTTTCAGAGTTCTGCCTTGcgtgcctcagtttaccctctGCCCCAAAGGGCGAAGTAGAGAGATATCAGGGATTTGGTTTCGTAATCCCTTTCCACTTGACCTCCCTCCCCTACTAATCCTCTTTAGGCGCCAAAGTACTCGTTTTCAACCCAGACGTGCTCAAGAACCAACCCGAGGCCATCCAGCCCTCCATCTGCCCGCCCGCTCATTTCACATCCCCCACTCGGCcgcagaaacagaaaatcaagaggCGGTGCTTTCCCCCGCAAGCTTTACATCCCTCCCGCGAGCCTCCTTTCTGTGTCCCACTTAGACTGGGAAACGGAAGATCAACTGGCGGCGCGGCTGCAGAGTCGGTTTCCTATTGGCCAGAAATGCTGGAGCTGCGCCCGCCCGCCCCACCTGGGCGGGGCTTCCGCGCTGAACTGGTGCTGTCTTGGGCCCCCGCGACTTCTGGCTGGCCTGGCCGTCTTAAAGGGGCCGCGGCAGGATCCGGTCGCTTGGCTGACTGCTCTCTCCAGACCAACCTGGGCCTCTCAGTATCCCAGGCTCGAGTGCCGATGGAGACCGGGAAGCCGAACGCTGGAGGCGCGGCATCCGCCTGTCGCGCTCGCTGCACCTGCCGAAAGTCCCTCCCACTACTTTTGGGCGCAGTTTCTCGAGTCACCATTAGGGGGAGGGGCGGCCAGAAACACACTGgcgaaaaataataatagctaacattgaCTCACGGCGTTGCACAACCCAAGGCCTTTTTACTCACCTCTCGCGTCGTCCTCGCCAAAACTCTATAAGGTAGGTGGGTGGGACTGACtttcccacttcacagatgaggaaacagaggttaaACTGCTCTCCCCAGTCCACATGCCCACTACAGGGCAAAGCAGGGATTTAACTAGACCTGGAATTCTTAGCCATCGCTCTATACTCTAAAAGTGATTAATTTCCCCTTAGCCGCTACTCTTCACCCTAGAGTTCCCAGGAGGTGGTGGTCTTATCATCATCGTCCTTTATCCAAAAATACAGCCATGAGGACCCATTTAGTCCTGCCCAGCCAGTGCTCAAATAGGTGCGTCCCAGACAAAGGAGCCTCTTCTTGAAGGTCCCCTCACAGATATTTTCTTCCTAGGTGGTCCTTGCAGGTGCCCTTCAACATGGGGAATACAGATGTTTTCCCACAGAAATGCCCCCAACAGGTGTTTTCTCACGGAAACATCCCTAGCAGGTGGGCCTCAATACACAGAAGCCTTTGTcccgccgcgccccccccccgccccgcgcgccccgccaTCTGCTTTAATGTGACTTGTCTCATGCAGATGTTCTCAGgtttttttctcacttctcaATTCTATGCAGATACCCCCCATACAGCCTATACCCTCCATTTCACAGGTATGTTTCTCAACAGAAATCCACTCAAGAATGCATCATACAGCtcccctccacccgccccccccaaagGCATGTTGCAGTCAAGTATACACCCATATGGGCACGTTTCCGTGTCACTGGGTCCTATAAGGTGTGTGTCTCGTGCAGCTCTTTCCGATACATTTCTACGCAGGAATTTTTCATACAAGCGTTGTTCAGTTCATAGGGGAGCCATGCAGATGCGTTTCCAAAACAAACGTACCCTAACCCAGACGGCCGCGGTCAGGTGTTATAACGCAGGCGTGTTCTACACAGCCGTTTCCCACACAGGTATGCTTCCGTTCGTCTACACTCCAGAGATGTGGCTCAATGCAGACGTCTCCCACAGGTGTGCCCGCAACACAGGTGGCAGGTCCCTCTTACCCTAGCTCGCTTCCGCCCCTACTTACTCCTTGCTGTTGTAGAATTGGGTTCCCGTTACAGGTGCGTCCCTGGCGCGGCCCCACCCCCGTTTGGCTCCGCCCTCCCATCTGGGCTCAGGTGCACGAGCCGGAAGTGCGCTCCTCTCCCAGGTGAGTGACTAAACTTTCCGGGTCACGTGAACGGGAGGAGCTGGAGGAGTCCGACCGAGCTACCGACCGACGCACCGAGGGTTCGAGCCAGGTACTCGGACCGGGCACCGGAGCAAGGTCGAAGACGCCTGGGCCAGGTAGGGAGGTAGGACGCTCGCCTTGGCCTgccgccccttccccccactttcctcttccctttccccagcccGGGAACGCGCCGCTTCGAGTTAATCTTTAATCTCTGACCtctggcggcgggggcggggcaggactCCGGGGTGCCCTGGGCGGGTCACCCCTCCCCTGGGCCTGCGCCcgagcccagccccctcccccaccccacccccggcctttctctttctcccgcCCCAGGTGCCGGGTCGCAGGTACCCCCGGCCCGAGATGCGGTAGAAGCAGCGCGCAGGAGAAGCCCGGTTCCCGGTGCCACCAGCCCGTCGCCCGGCCCATGGCGAGCCCCGGCCTGGGGCTGCTTCTGGCGCTCGGCCTGCAGCTGCTGCCCGCCTGCTGGGGCCGGGCCTGGGGGCAAAGTAGGTACCGGCCCGGGGCGCGCACGGGGCGGGGCTTAGAAGCGCGGGTTACCTGGGACCCGGAGAGGTCAGGAACTGGGGAGCGGGCATGGGATACCTTGAGAGGCGATCAGTGCCAGGGGTTTCCTTGGGGCGATCAGTGCCAGGGGTTTCCTTGGGCTGTCGCCGTCGGTGTAGAATTCCTGAGTTCCTGAGGAAGGGGGGATTGTGATCTGGGGGACAGGAGCCTCAATACCTGAGTCTCAGTATGGCTGAGGTGTGTTGGGCAGACTGGGAGCCAGGAGGAGACCTGCCTGGAGCTCTGATCCCGGGTTCACCAGGCTGGCCAGAGGTGTGGACTCAGCCATTCAGTCCTTCTATTTCAGTTTCGAGAGCCTGGGGGGAGGTGTGAGTCAGACACTCCAGGGAAACGCAGATCCACCCAGATCcttaagggcagagggagggccggagaggtggggggggggggggggggggggcagggtcagGCTCCAGACACCATCCATTATAGCAGACCCCAACTCAGCACAAACTGCCAACTGCTGTAGGCTGCTTACTCGCTGCGGGGCTCTGCTGGGTTCGGGGCAACATCAACCCGGCGGGCCCTTGCAGGCAGGGCACCCACAGTCTCTACCAGAATGAAGACTCAGCAGAGTTCTAGCCGAGGGATGCCCGAGGGAGGTGCAGTTGTGCTAAGATGGGAAGGATAGATGAGGAATAATTTGTCCCTCCCCGCAGCGCTGGACCCCCCCGTAAATGACAACAGCACCATCACACCCTCTGACCCGGGCTCCGGCTCCCATGGGGCGCTGGTGAGTTACATGTGGGAGGAGGGCAGCGGGGTGTTATTCAGGAGTCCCACATGTAGCAGGTGGAGGGACCCAGAGGTGGCGGGTgcttgggagggggggggatCCCAAACATGGCAGGTGGGAGCCTGGGAGCCCCAGATGGGACAGATGGGACATGGGAATCCTGGGTGGAGGAACCACACCACCGGAAGTGACaggcttggggaggagggggggcttTGGGAGCCCTGGATGTTTCTCAGGTGAGGGTGCACAGGGTCCCCTGGCTCAGGTGAGCACACCTGTCCCCCCTCCTGCAGTCTCAGGAGGCCATCACCGCCATCATTGTGGTCTTCTCCCTCCTGGCTGCCTCGCTCCTGGCCGTGGGGCTGGTGCTGCTGGTTCGAAAACTTCGGGAGAAGCGGCAGACACAGGGCACCTACCGGCCCAGCAGCGAGGAGCAGGTGGGTGCCCGCGTGCCGCCGCCCCCCAACCTCAAGCTGCCGCCCGAGGAGCGGCTCATCTGAATGCCGGGGCCCCGTTGCCGCCTCCACCGCTGTCCAGGACTGCCCGGCGCTCGCTCACACACAGCAGCCGCCACCGAGAAAACAGCCTCTGATGGTTCAGGAGGACTTGGGGGGCCACGGGGCACCTGCCTGGTGGGCTCGGTGAAGCATGCCCCCTTTGCTTGACTGCCTGCAACTGGGGGGTGCCGGGGCTGGGGGCCCGCCTCCCCGCTTGCTTCACCATCTTCGCTCGGCTGTCTGGCCCGCTGCCACACAGGCCCAACAaatcccctctcctttccttccagttCTCCCACGCAGCCGAGGCCCGGGCTCCCCAGGACTCCAAGGAGACAGTGCGGGGCTGCCTGCCCATCTAGGTcccttttccatctctctctctctctctctctctcactgtgtgaccttgggggaaGGCAGAGCCCTCTCTGGGCAGTCAAACCTACCTAGTGCTTAAGAATAGAAGGGAGGAAGGTGCTTCAAAGACTCTGCccctgaggggaagggagggtggtgctgcttacattttatatatatatatatatatatatatatatatatatacatacacatatatacataaatccCATAGTGAGAtataataaaacctttttttttttttttttaagccggTGGGACAAGAGTCAGTCTAGATGGAGAGGACAAACTCAGGGCTCATAGGCTGTTGAGAGATGAATTGTAAGGGTGCAAGAATCCAGGGGGGGCTTCCTGGAAGGGAGGGGCTTCCTGCTGCACCTGGGagccagctggaggaggaggaggaaggtggtgGATGGGGTACGTTTCTGAGCACAGAGAGGGCCCCCAGATAAACTCACCAGGAAAACCAGCTTTGGGCTCATGTGGCTTTATTGAAGGACCAGGGTCTCCTCTGGGACCCTGATTCTTAACCTTCAAAACACTTTTTAAGCTCAGCGACTCTGGGCCGGCTCCTACCCTGGGACTCCTGCCAGTCACTGTCAGGTGCAGCAGGGGGTCTGGGGGCTCCTGGCCCCTTGGGGCACTGGAAATGAGCATGTTCTGCCAGCATGACCTCAGATGGCTGGGGCCTGGGGTTCTCTGGGGAACCAGGATCTGAGGAAGAATCAAGGGGCTCAAGGGGTTGGGATGTCCAGGTAATATCCAAGTTGGGCTTTGTGGGGACCAGAAGTTGGGGGCTTTCTGGAGGGCTGGACTGGGTGGGTGCTGTGGACAGCTGAGAGCAGGGGCtctcctgagctctggggtcTTCAGCTGccttgtggggaggggagagatgtAGGATGAGAAGACTGGACTCGGGGTCCCCTCGGCTGCTGGGGTCTGCAGAAGCTGGTGGAGACAGCGACGGGAGGATGGTTTCTTGGCTGGCCTCCAAGGCTGGCTGGGAAATAGGGTCCTTTGAGGAGGTCGCGGCATCTGAAGACTGGAGGGTTTGCTGAGATGGCATGTCAGCAGGCAGGGACAGGGGCTGGGGCTCTGGAAGTTTCTCATCTTCTGGTTGCCATCTTGGTCTTTCTGCTATGTCAGgctgggtgggggtagggaaaCGGGCAAGTTGCTGGCCTTCAGATGCTGGAGAAGGCTGACAAGTCTGATAGACTTTGGGCAGGGGGGTTGGACGGGGGCTGGGGCTCTCACCAAGCTGAAGCAGCTGTCTGTGTCCTCTCTGTGACAGCAGTCCAAGCTCTGGCTGGGCCGCAGGCTACCTGTCCTGCTGGCTCCCAGGCTCAGACTGTCCAGAATCTCGGCCAGCAAATCTAGTTCTTCTCCAGACCCCAGGAAGCTGCTGTCCAGAGCTTcctctgcccatgggtcctgggCCTCCTCAGGGCTCAGAGCAGGTGTCCTGGGTAAGGATGGGCAGCCCCAGATGTCTGCCCAAGACCCCTAGTCCTAATGGGACTGCTCTGGAGGTTCTGGAGTTTAGGgacctggcctccctgccccctccccctgcctttgaGTCTCACCCTTCCTCCAGGGACTCAGAAGGTCTCTCTTCTAGTCGCCGTCTCCTGCTGGGGCGAAGGGGCCGGTTCTGCGAAGGACAGATTTGGAGGGTGGGTCCTCAGGAACTACAAGTTTCTGGAGGAGGGTGTGTGGTAAGTGGGCCCCGAACACTGGGGTAGGTGAGCATGCGAGCAAGAAGTCTGGGTGTAGACAGAGAAGAATGGGAGAAGGACAAGGTGGCGTTGGTGTCGCAGGGTGCTGGGGGAGACGCACTTACCTTTCCAAAGTGCTGGGTGATAGGCAGGCGCTGTTGCAGGCGATCTGAGCGGCTGGTGAGGGACGGGGCTCTCAGGGAGCCCCCCCTTTGCCGGCGAGAGTCCCCATCCTAGGAAGAGGGTGGGTGAGCCGGGTGGGTGAGCCCTTCTCCACTGCCCCGGCCGTTGGCCACCGGCCTTACCTTGTACATCAGAAGGCTCTGCACACCCTTCAAGCCGCTCTTGGCCTACGGAGGAGCCACAAAGAGAATTAGACTCCGCAGTGCTTTGAACCTGGGCAGTCAAGAGCTCGGCTCTCCGTCCCCTAGGATCACTGTCCTGCCATCTGTTCACGTTTGTGCTACACGGACCACCTGAGAAGTCAACACAGACTCACCCCTTGCCTAGTAGGAAAGAATTCCCAGAGGACATAACCACTGAACGAAACGGAGAGTGGCAAACACAGAACAGCATTCAAAAGACAAGCAACAGATAAGACCCAAGGGACAATTTGCTGCGGCAGAGGTTGGCCACAGGGAACTTCGGGGCtcgggagaaaaagaaacacaagggcAGAGGCTGGGACCGTAGCGTCTGAGGACAAAAGATGTTCGCCAATGAATCTTGGTTGTCAGTTTTAAATGGGGAAGAAATGATCCTGGCAGAAATGAGTAggtaactggaaaataaaaacgCGAAGACTTATTTAACTGCCGGCTTGCTTCTgataaaaaaaacatgtttgcaCTTTACACGTGAGGTTAAAATGTCCTGTCCCCACGAGGGGTTGACATGTGCCTTGTCCCCTGGTCTTCGTGACCCCCGGGCGGTGGCCTGTGTCGTGTAGCCTCACCGAGCGGTACATGTTTTTGACAGCTGGTTGAGTCTTGGCCTTGACCGAATGCAGGAGAGCACCGCCACCTTTCTGGGGAGACAGAATGGCAAGGGAGAGAGACTTGGGCCTCTGGGGTTACCCCAGACTCCACCTCATCACCCCAGCTGTGTGAGGCTGGACGAGCCCCTCTCCCTAGCTGAGTCTCCATTTCTTCTGTCTATAAATGAGCATAACGGTGACCCTCCCTGGGGACTGTTACAGGGCTAAGTTAATCCCATAATAAACACTAAGAGTGCGGTGTTCTACCTTTAGGTTGTCTGCCCAGAGCTGGTAGGAGTACAGAGCGCCTGCAGTGAGGAGAGGGGTGGTCACGGCTGGCTGGCGGGCTCAGGCGGGGGTGCTGGTGGGGCGGGGCTCCGGGCTAGACACAGGGCTCACCTGAGGAGGCCCCACTGCAGGTGATCTCCTGCTCAAAGAGATCTGAGAAGCCCTCTCCTGTGTTCAGCTTCTCCAGTCGGCCTTCGatgaactgggggtgggggaagggtcagaAAAGGGCTGCCTCCGCCACTTTTGAATTGGAGGACCCAGGATTCTGCTGGCCCTGCATATGTGGAAGCCATCCCTGGCCCCTCCAAGGGACTCGCCTCCGGGACCCAGGAGTCTGGAGGCGCCTCAGGAAGCCAGgaaacctccccccaccccgcaccaaGTCAGGACCAGTCAGGGACCAGACCCCGCCCCTCATAGGGATCCGGAAGTGGGACTCTGACACTCTCGACAGGCCTCCCTCCAAGTTGACCCCACTTTCAGGGACCCGAGAACCCATCCCTACACTGATGGACCCTGGAGTCCAGCCCACCTCCCAAGAACCCCAGAAATCCGGCTCCGCTTCTCCTCCACGTCCCGATAACCCAGGAGTCCCCGCCCACCTCCTCTCCGGCAAGGGGAGGGCGCACTCAGGACACGCCTCCTTCAGAGTCCCGCAAgtacacccacccacccctgacCCTGGATGCTCCATCCTCAGGGACCCAGGAATTTAGTCCCACCCCAATCTCCCCAGGAACCTGGGAGTAGATCTCATCCCTCGGGAGCCCAGGAGTCAGGGGCTCCCATCTTTAGCGACACAGTTCAGTCATGCCTCCCCCACCCGGGGACCCTGAGGGCGGGACCCCCCGCTGGACCAACTCTAGTCTCGCCCATGGAACCCAGGCATCCGCCCCTCGGGGTCCGGCTCGCTCCCAGGGACCCAGGGTTGTCCTCCCCAGCCCCTACTtagccccgcccccggccccagccccgccctcagGGTTCTGGCGCACCTGTTTGAACAGCTGCAGGTGCACAGCCCTCCGATGGAAGGCCTGCAGGGGCGCCCCCGGCTTCTGGGCCAAGAAGGCCTCCTCACTGAAGGTCACAGGCTGaccctagaaaaaaaaaaagacccgtGACCTGATCTTCCCGTGGCTCTCCTGGACCCCAACTGTCTCCCTTATTGGCTCACATATCTATGTAGCAAGgttgagcgcctactgtgtgcctgatCTTGCGCAGGTCTCATGGGCCGCAGGGAGGTGGGAGcctttgaggaggaggagggcgggacCTGACTCAGGTGCTCACCATGGGGGAGGACAGACAGTAGGGGGCGAGGGTGGGAGCCCCTTGAGAGAGAACTCGAGGGAGATGAAAGTCCTAATCCAGGCGAGCAATCATGGGGGCCAGAGcagggtggagacagaggaggggagaaatggGCAGATTTGGGATGTGTTGTAAAGGCAGAGCCAACAGGAATGTCAGATGCTCACACGatagactcccccccccccaatttttagAATAGTTGTGAAAACGGGGGTGGGGAAGTTTGAGAGTCAGCAGATCCTGAAGTCCTGGCTTCAACACTCACCTGCTATGGGACTTCtccaagccttggtttcctcataaGTAAAATGGGACCATAATGGTATCTAGCTTATCACACTGTTGTGAGCATTAAGTGAGATCATAGTAACAGAAAAacctagcatttattgagtgctcacgATGTGCTAGGCACTACCCAAACATTTTGCATATGCCCATTCACTGACTCACCTGACCCTTTTGTGTGGGTGCTAGTgggatcccattttacagatgggcaaacagaggcacagagtaagtgctccataaaggctaggcatttattattattattattattattaatccttCAGGACCCACGAGGCCTCTCCCTCGGCCTACCCGCTGCTCACCGGGCTGCAGACGAGCGCATCGCGGTATCCCCCGAAGAGCAGGGCCTGGGCTTTGAGAAAGAGACGGGACACCCCTTCCCCGGGCGCCAGGGCAACCTTCCTTAGCCGCAGCCTCAGCAGGGACACCTGGAGGACAAGGGGGCAGCTGTGAGCCGGCGGGTGTGGGGCCTCCCCTCCACCacgcggggtggggggagcagagaagggggtAACACTGACCACGTCTGGGGGCAACGCTTGCACGTCGTCGAAGGGCGTCTCTAAGGTATTGGAGTCCACGTTCATCATCACGACTTCCTCCAGGGCTTTCTCTCGCACTCTCTGCATtggggagtgagggtggggaCGGCCGCTCAGGGCCTGAGGATCTCTGGCGGGGGCAGTTATTTGGGGGTCCAAAAGAGGGGAATCCCGCAGGCCGCTGCGGTCCAGGTCCGCTCTCACTCACCTCGGCGAGACTGGAGTGCACTCCGATGAGGTAGGGCATGGGCGCACTGCAGACGACCGAGGGGACAGGGTCATGCAGGCGCCGCCCAGGGGTCCCCAGGACCCCAGGCCTCTTCCCCAAGCCCGGCCCCCGCCCCTCACCAGCAGTAGTCCAGCAGATGCGGCGGCAGCGTGGGGATCAGCACGTGCTCCCAGTGCATGGGGTACAGGAGGGCGCAGGACGCGTGGACGCACGAAGTCAGCTGGGGACAGGTGGGGGGCCGTGGACTCAGGGCCTGGACCCCCAGCTTCAAGGAACCTCTTTGGGACGGTGGCTCTCCCGGCTCCATGCCCCACGTCCCCAgtctcctgtccctctctccccctcctcgcCCCTTGCCCACCCCCTACTGCGTGAGAGGTGAAAACTCAAATCCCTTTAGGAATCCTGTGACGGCCAAGAATTCGGCAAATTACAGGGCTTGGAGCCGGTGGAGCCAGGACTCAGCGGGTCTCAGGCGCTCCCTCTAGGGGGCGGGGCTAATATACAACCCTCGGGGAGCTCTCTCCGCAGTGGTAGAACAGCCCACTAACTCCACCCACAAAGAGGCGGGGCTAGAATTCAGCTTCCTTAGTTCCGCCCCTAGGGGAGGAGCCGGCGTTCCTcaccgccccccttcccccacccggGTCCTCCTCCTAGAGACCCAACTGCAATTTagagcccccccccacctccccgacGGCACCCTCCAGAGGGGCGGACCCAGCCTTGTTCTGGCCCATAGTGGGTGGGGTCTGGACCAAAGAGGGGGCGCTACAGCTCAGCCCACGCCGATTCCCCCCGCTAAGGGCGGAGCCAAGATTCCACTCCatcctgaggctcagaggggcagagccaggccttCGCCTCAGGTCTCGCCCAGAGGAATTAGACTGGGAATCCGTCCCGTGGTCACGGCCCCAGGGGCGAAGCCCCACCCCCGGCCCGGCTGGCCCCGCCTCACGGTGCTCAGCTTGCTGGCGGTGAGAAGGACCCTTCTCTCCGCCAGGAGCGCGGCGAACAGCCCCACGATGTTCTCGTCTGTCACCGCCACCACCAGCTCCGTTAGGTTCCTCTGAGGATCAGAGAGAAGCGCTGGTCGCGAGGGACCACAAGATGTGACAGCCCCCTCCGGGTTTCGGgacctctccccgcccccagaaCTCCCTCCCAGGTGTCCACTCACGTTCTCAGGAATGGATGGCAGGCGGCCAGAGTCGGGGGCTACGAAGCAGgagagctggtgggggggggggggatgagcgGGGACACCGATCAGTCAGGGGTTGGCCTTGCCTGGGGGCCCAACCCAACGGGGTCCCCAGTTCTGCTCACCGGCCTGCTGttcccaggggcagggggcaggatgCTTTGTGCACTGGAGATTGTCACTCCGCTGCCCTGGGAGAGAGGTGTAGCTGCGTGGTCCTCGGGGCTGGGGTACAGCCTCCCCACCCACCTAACCTTGGGCGCCCAGGGATTGGGGGCTACTCACCAGCTCCACGGAGGCCTGGGTCCCGGGCAGGGGCTGCTGCAGCAGATTTAGAAGAAGTTCCTCTACCTCAGAgacctgggtgggggtggagtgtctgagctgggggtgggtgggtgggttgaGGATTGACTGGGGCTAGGTGGtctgggaggagctgaggggcTCAGGTCAGGCCTGGGAATTCTGAGCCTGGTGGAGGGCTTGGGAGGGTAGAGGCTGGGACTCCCACgggaagaagagggaggctgGTCTCACTTGGTCCTGGGCCAGGAGGTCACCCACTGTGTTCAGTAGCTTGTAAAACACCTCAAACCAAGGCAGATGGCTGTGGAGAGGGCGCGTA
This DNA window, taken from Panthera tigris isolate Pti1 chromosome A2, P.tigris_Pti1_mat1.1, whole genome shotgun sequence, encodes the following:
- the CRB3 gene encoding protein crumbs homolog 3, which translates into the protein MASPGLGLLLALGLQLLPACWGRAWGQTLDPPVNDNSTITPSDPGSGSHGALSQEAITAIIVVFSLLAASLLAVGLVLLVRKLREKRQTQGTYRPSSEEQFSHAAEARAPQDSKETVRGCLPI
- the DENND1C gene encoding DENN domain-containing protein 1C isoform X2; protein product: MQMVPKFCFPFDVEREPPSPAVQHFTFALTDLSGTRRFGFCHLRAGAHSCLCILSHLPWFEVFYKLLNTVGDLLAQDQVSEVEELLLNLLQQPLPGTQASVELGSGVTISSAQSILPPAPGNSRPLSCFVAPDSGRLPSIPENRNLTELVVAVTDENIVGLFAALLAERRVLLTASKLSTLTSCVHASCALLYPMHWEHVLIPTLPPHLLDYCCAPMPYLIGVHSSLAERVREKALEEVVMMNVDSNTLETPFDDVQALPPDVVSLLRLRLRKVALAPGEGVSRLFLKAQALLFGGYRDALVCSPGQPVTFSEEAFLAQKPGAPLQAFHRRAVHLQLFKQFIEGRLEKLNTGEGFSDLFEQEITCSGASSGALYSYQLWADNLKKGGGALLHSVKAKTQPAVKNMYRSAKSGLKGVQSLLMYKDGDSRRQRGGSLRAPSLTSRSDRLQQRLPITQHFGKNRPLRPSRRRRLEERPSESLEEGTPALSPEEAQDPWAEEALDSSFLGSGEELDLLAEILDSLSLGASRTGSLRPSQSLDCCHREDTDSCFSLPDIAERPRWQPEDEKLPEPQPLSLPADMPSQQTLQSSDAATSSKDPISQPALEASQETILPSLSPPASADPSSRGDPESSLLILHLSPPHKAAEDPRAQESPCSQLSTAPTQSSPPESPQLLVPTKPNLDITWTSQPLEPLDSSSDPGSPENPRPQPSEVMLAEHAHFQCPKGPGAPRPPAAPDSDWQESQGRSRPRVAELKKCFEG
- the DENND1C gene encoding DENN domain-containing protein 1C isoform X1; this encodes MGSRAEGGPPAVFDWFFEAARPASLQEDPPILRQFPPDFRDQEAMQMVPKFCFPFDVEREPPSPAVQHFTFALTDLSGTRRFGFCHLRAGAHSCLCILSHLPWFEVFYKLLNTVGDLLAQDQVSEVEELLLNLLQQPLPGTQASVELGSGVTISSAQSILPPAPGNSRPLSCFVAPDSGRLPSIPENRNLTELVVAVTDENIVGLFAALLAERRVLLTASKLSTLTSCVHASCALLYPMHWEHVLIPTLPPHLLDYCCAPMPYLIGVHSSLAERVREKALEEVVMMNVDSNTLETPFDDVQALPPDVVSLLRLRLRKVALAPGEGVSRLFLKAQALLFGGYRDALVCSPGQPVTFSEEAFLAQKPGAPLQAFHRRAVHLQLFKQFIEGRLEKLNTGEGFSDLFEQEITCSGASSGALYSYQLWADNLKKGGGALLHSVKAKTQPAVKNMYRSAKSGLKGVQSLLMYKDGDSRRQRGGSLRAPSLTSRSDRLQQRLPITQHFGKNRPLRPSRRRRLEERPSESLEEGTPALSPEEAQDPWAEEALDSSFLGSGEELDLLAEILDSLSLGASRTGSLRPSQSLDCCHREDTDSCFSLPDIAERPRWQPEDEKLPEPQPLSLPADMPSQQTLQSSDAATSSKDPISQPALEASQETILPSLSPPASADPSSRGDPESSLLILHLSPPHKAAEDPRAQESPCSQLSTAPTQSSPPESPQLLVPTKPNLDITWTSQPLEPLDSSSDPGSPENPRPQPSEVMLAEHAHFQCPKGPGAPRPPAAPDSDWQESQGRSRPRVAELKKCFEG